A genomic region of Deinococcus radiotolerans contains the following coding sequences:
- a CDS encoding glyoxalase superfamily protein, protein MSDLSLAPFIARLRRADLLLTDAQAKQAASATMQGASEPLNAAELKRQARQLQTFLSMLGMPLKHTKALEAVATLHGYRNWYFAREATTKASPALPEFTAAYVTRLPTGHPPFRHRDALIIPWWLRDTAHPEGLHPEVVAMLEELTSFFNELQPPHGWARAFLEGDDVTATHLAGVQARHLREVRGTVEYYGYKHMFGTPERVATHLAKAHAGFVPIGDLDQGAVLAALYNAAYPINAGVFAYETAPMTAAQGQEALQRHRREQKSHIYFDYVLGRRLKLVFVDDYPWLEIERYEEPYTPGLAAYVLDVLRITGDPAHDAIRHVQLAGLLANAAKSDITPDTSIDDPDLTNQGRQLVKVMHATIQSANAEQRVRRTP, encoded by the coding sequence ATGTCCGACCTTTCTCTCGCGCCCTTTATTGCTCGCCTGCGCCGCGCGGATCTCCTTCTGACTGATGCCCAGGCCAAACAGGCCGCCTCAGCCACCATGCAAGGCGCTTCGGAACCGCTGAATGCCGCCGAACTCAAGCGGCAGGCCCGGCAGTTGCAAACGTTCCTGTCCATGTTGGGGATGCCCCTCAAACACACCAAGGCGTTAGAGGCCGTCGCCACATTGCACGGATACCGGAACTGGTACTTCGCCCGCGAGGCCACCACAAAGGCGTCCCCTGCCCTGCCCGAGTTTACCGCTGCTTACGTGACGCGCCTTCCGACTGGCCACCCGCCATTTCGGCATCGGGACGCGCTCATCATTCCCTGGTGGCTCCGGGACACGGCGCACCCAGAAGGCCTGCACCCTGAAGTGGTAGCGATGCTCGAAGAACTGACTTCATTTTTTAATGAGTTGCAGCCGCCCCATGGCTGGGCCAGAGCCTTCTTGGAGGGCGATGACGTGACGGCCACACACTTGGCCGGTGTCCAGGCACGGCACCTGCGCGAGGTTCGTGGCACTGTGGAGTATTACGGCTACAAACATATGTTCGGGACGCCAGAGCGGGTGGCTACGCATCTGGCCAAAGCGCATGCCGGGTTTGTTCCTATTGGCGATCTTGACCAGGGTGCGGTGCTGGCAGCGCTCTATAACGCGGCGTATCCCATTAACGCAGGCGTCTTCGCCTATGAAACGGCGCCCATGACCGCAGCTCAAGGTCAGGAGGCACTTCAGCGGCACAGGCGTGAGCAAAAGAGCCACATCTACTTCGATTACGTCCTGGGCCGCCGACTCAAACTTGTCTTCGTAGACGACTATCCTTGGTTGGAAATCGAGCGGTACGAGGAGCCGTACACGCCTGGGCTGGCGGCGTACGTTCTGGATGTCTTGCGGATCACCGGGGATCCAGCTCATGACGCCATTCGTCATGTGCAGCTCGCAGGGTTGCTGGCGAACGCGGCGAAGTCCGACATCACGCCAGACACGTCCATTGACGACCCAGACTTGACCAACCAGGGTCGCCAGCTGGTGAAGGTCATGCACGCGACCATTCAGTCGGCAAACGCAGAGCAACGAGTCCGCCGCACACCCTGA
- a CDS encoding RNA-binding domain-containing protein — MAFDPTDPASLEAFLREQIKRGRERDKLDFKQAWLSGAEQPKKGVNQQAKLELIKDINAMANTYSLDFEDYGFLILGVTRADKRITTDVPNLRDPGVDNLEASIAQWLAEHMEPQPDFSLHAFEEPGVGTWGALIIEPNQSPPFVFKKDGTYQLPSGKTDKMWHEGEWRLRRNAVTIRPQPRDYTEVLRIRIQSAMEPLHREVAALRQQVYQLEGRIQGLQQANQAEIEVALETSGQPVDAVTFTTARQAGEGVLAEYQPKIKALHEKVASRPPERAERLERQMRTQYGWYDLVTLFDAFLKDPTSVHRGSWNMSELLPFMHTWNLDVQESDRLFPQAGYYRPNNRDSSRPMALLGPDTARAEAYLELLTLSRDLKPQVEKAANRAPYREFQLRFANISAVSAGALRFELRCISGASIYQFAPGPKGSGSVFGATLTKDAPMRLPVFEGARPELFPGDVWIPPVFALKFGEAASTVLLEGTLWAANLPTPKTFRLDFQATPTAQTD, encoded by the coding sequence ATGGCGTTTGATCCCACAGACCCCGCCAGCTTAGAGGCCTTCCTCCGGGAGCAGATCAAGCGCGGTCGGGAACGCGACAAGCTGGACTTTAAGCAAGCCTGGCTCAGCGGGGCCGAGCAGCCGAAGAAAGGCGTGAACCAGCAGGCGAAACTGGAGCTCATCAAGGACATCAATGCGATGGCCAACACCTACAGCCTGGATTTCGAGGACTACGGCTTTTTGATTCTTGGCGTGACCCGGGCCGATAAACGCATCACGACCGACGTGCCCAACCTGCGCGACCCTGGCGTGGACAATCTGGAAGCGAGCATCGCGCAGTGGTTAGCGGAACATATGGAGCCGCAGCCCGATTTTTCCTTACACGCCTTTGAGGAACCGGGCGTGGGGACCTGGGGCGCGCTGATCATTGAACCCAATCAATCACCGCCGTTCGTATTCAAAAAGGACGGGACGTATCAACTGCCCTCTGGCAAGACGGACAAGATGTGGCATGAAGGGGAGTGGCGGCTGCGGCGCAATGCGGTAACCATCCGCCCGCAGCCCCGGGATTACACCGAAGTGCTGCGCATTCGGATTCAGAGCGCTATGGAACCCTTGCATCGGGAAGTCGCTGCCCTACGCCAACAGGTATACCAGCTTGAAGGACGCATACAGGGCCTGCAACAAGCTAATCAGGCGGAGATCGAAGTGGCATTGGAAACGTCTGGGCAGCCTGTGGATGCAGTGACCTTTACGACGGCGCGGCAAGCGGGCGAGGGTGTTCTGGCGGAATACCAGCCCAAAATCAAGGCACTGCACGAGAAGGTCGCTTCACGACCGCCTGAGCGGGCTGAACGTCTAGAAAGGCAGATGCGTACCCAGTATGGGTGGTACGACCTTGTGACGTTATTTGACGCTTTCTTGAAAGATCCCACTTCAGTCCACAGAGGTTCGTGGAATATGAGTGAACTGCTCCCATTCATGCACACTTGGAACTTGGACGTTCAAGAAAGTGACCGTTTATTTCCTCAGGCTGGGTATTACCGGCCTAATAACCGCGACTCGAGTCGCCCAATGGCGCTCCTGGGTCCAGACACGGCACGTGCAGAGGCCTATCTGGAACTTTTGACACTCAGCCGGGACTTGAAGCCGCAGGTCGAAAAGGCTGCAAACAGGGCACCGTACCGGGAATTTCAACTGCGATTTGCCAATATCAGTGCCGTTTCTGCGGGGGCACTGCGCTTCGAACTACGCTGTATCAGTGGCGCTTCGATCTACCAGTTCGCTCCTGGACCGAAGGGGAGTGGATCGGTCTTCGGTGCAACACTTACGAAGGACGCCCCAATGCGTCTTCCCGTCTTTGAAGGCGCCAGACCGGAACTGTTCCCCGGAGACGTGTGGATTCCACCAGTCTTTGCATTGAAGTTTGGCGAAGCAGCCAGCACCGTTCTTCTTGAAGGCACACTCTGGGCCGCTAATCTCCCGACGCCTAAAACCTTCCGACTTGACTTTCAGGCCACACCTACTGCCCAGACCGACTGA
- a CDS encoding VRR-NUC domain-containing protein, which translates to MSVTAAAQRLLQEARSEDNRAQRLRTDVPEQAWDEERHHVNLIVWAAAHIPDLPPLALLFHVPNGGKREQRVSRSGQRYSPEAARLLRMGTRTGYPDLALDHPIHGRAGLRLELKSLTGTLRPDQRAWIVHLRHAGYHADAAWGWRDARRVLLEYFLPAPPATRWTPRSKTPLDDHPLPPLGHK; encoded by the coding sequence GTGAGCGTCACGGCCGCCGCGCAGCGCCTCCTGCAGGAGGCCCGGAGTGAGGACAACCGCGCCCAGCGGCTGCGCACTGACGTGCCCGAGCAGGCGTGGGACGAGGAACGGCACCACGTCAACCTGATCGTCTGGGCGGCCGCGCACATCCCGGACCTGCCGCCCCTGGCCCTCCTGTTCCACGTGCCGAACGGCGGCAAACGCGAGCAGCGCGTCAGTCGTAGCGGCCAGCGCTACAGCCCCGAGGCCGCCCGGCTGCTGCGCATGGGCACCCGCACCGGGTACCCGGACCTGGCCCTCGACCACCCCATCCACGGCCGCGCCGGGCTGCGCCTGGAACTCAAAAGCCTGACCGGCACCCTCCGCCCCGACCAGCGCGCCTGGATCGTGCACCTGCGCCACGCCGGGTACCACGCCGACGCCGCCTGGGGCTGGCGCGACGCGCGGCGCGTGCTCCTCGAGTACTTCCTGCCCGCCCCGCCTGCCACCCGGTGGACGCCGCGCAGCAAGACCCCCCTCGACGACCATCCCCTCCCCCCGCTCGGACACAAGTGA
- a CDS encoding site-specific integrase produces MSLALVQHNLELQARADRVAALEPEARRREAVRAARDSDVEALWALVESFLVTQGQRGARVSHHTLSSYRTGLQVFLDWAGPAGVSLLRPGGSDGYRFTRHLEGLKLAPSSVRTRLAAARALYGALRWSGATDAAPFTDVRTAPDPTPRHEKRKPYSDADLAAMLLAAGPQETVIVLLGAHCGLRNAEMRSLAWGDVHLEGEAPFVNVQGKRGRRQDVALSRSAAAALRAWRGMRGAVKPSDPVLLIRSSRNVGRAVERVCRAAGVTYEGREVHGLRHSAGTKVYVATNDLLAVRDTLRHRTIDSSEIYVDYARAQKPKVNADW; encoded by the coding sequence ATGTCGCTCGCGCTCGTGCAGCACAACCTGGAGTTGCAGGCCCGCGCCGACCGGGTCGCGGCGCTCGAACCCGAAGCGCGGCGCCGCGAGGCGGTGCGCGCCGCGCGGGACTCGGACGTGGAGGCGCTGTGGGCGCTGGTGGAGTCGTTCCTGGTGACGCAGGGCCAGCGGGGCGCGCGGGTGAGTCACCACACCCTGTCGAGTTACCGCACCGGCCTGCAGGTGTTCCTGGACTGGGCGGGCCCGGCGGGCGTGAGCCTGCTGCGCCCGGGCGGCAGTGACGGGTACCGATTTACTCGGCACCTGGAGGGCCTGAAGCTGGCGCCGTCGAGTGTCCGCACGCGCCTGGCGGCCGCGCGGGCGCTGTACGGGGCGCTGCGCTGGAGTGGCGCGACCGACGCCGCGCCGTTCACGGACGTCCGCACCGCGCCTGATCCGACGCCGCGGCACGAGAAGCGCAAGCCGTACAGCGACGCGGACCTCGCGGCGATGCTGCTCGCGGCCGGGCCACAGGAGACGGTGATCGTGCTGCTCGGCGCGCACTGCGGGCTGCGCAACGCGGAGATGCGGTCCCTGGCGTGGGGCGACGTGCACCTGGAGGGTGAGGCGCCGTTCGTGAACGTGCAGGGCAAGCGCGGGCGGCGCCAGGACGTGGCGCTGTCCCGCTCGGCGGCCGCGGCGCTCCGGGCGTGGCGGGGGATGCGGGGCGCGGTGAAACCGAGCGACCCGGTGCTGCTGATCCGCTCGTCGCGGAACGTGGGCCGCGCGGTCGAGCGGGTCTGCCGGGCCGCGGGCGTCACGTACGAGGGCCGCGAGGTGCACGGCCTGCGCCACAGCGCCGGCACAAAGGTCTACGTGGCGACCAACGACCTGCTGGCGGTGCGGGACACGCTGCGCCACCGCACCATCGACAGCAGCGAGATCTACGTCGATTACGCCCGCGCGCAGAAACCGAAGGTCAACGCGGACTGGTGA